GATGCAAAGATCTGTCTCCAACTCGCTACCACCGAGAATGCGCTGCAGCGGCGTGTTGGAAACGATACCTCCATCCCAATAATAGCGGCCGTCGATCTCGACGGGCGCAAAACCCGGCGGCAACGCCCCGGAGGCGGCCACGTGTTTGGGCGAAAACGCGCAATCGCGGTTGTCGAAATAATTGAAGTTACCGCTAACAACATCGACTGCCCCGAGGCTCAGACGGATGGCACCTGAATTGATCAGGTCGAAATCGACCAGACCGGCGAGGGTCTCCTGCAGCGGCGCGGTGTCGTAAAGGCTGATCGCGGCCATCGGATCGCCCGGGATGTTCCATGGCGCAAAGACGCGCGGCGTGAAAAAGCCGGGAACGCCGGTCAAAGACCCCAGAAAAGCGGAGGATTCGTTGAACCATTTGCGCATCGCATTGCCATTGCCGAGAAAATGGCCGGGCAGTCCGGACGAGACCCGATGCCAGAAGGTCCTTAGGTTATCGACACGCTGATCGACGGGGCTTCCGGCAATGATGGCTGAGTTGATCGAACCGATAGATATCCCGGCCAGCCAGTCGGGGCGGATGCCAGCCTCATGCAAAGCTTCGTAAGCGCCGGCCTGGTAGGCACCCAAAGCACCACCGCCCTGAAACACCAGCACGGTTTTCTCTGTCGGAATAGTACTCACGGGGCGCTTTTCCTTAAATGCTGCAGCCGCTAACAAATAGCACAGGAAAGGCCATCGAGCTGCACAGGGCAAATTAAGTTTTAGTAATGCAGGAAGGCTTCTTCGCTAATCTTATTCATGCAATTTCAATGACTTGCTAGTCAAATCGGCGAATTCTTCGCAATCATTGAGCCTTTTTGGTAGTCCCGCCGAGCGCATCTTGCAATGCAACAAAATGTGACAACACCGGCTGTGTGGAGATGTAGACCGCGAATTCACCCACGCCAGGCCAATCCTTCATTTCAGGTTTGCTACGCCGTTCGACCAGCGTCGTCAGTTGGTTCAATCAACGAAGTCTCGCTTCGAGACAGGAGCATTCGCAAGTTCCATAATATCCGTTACGCCGCAAATTTATGTGTAGCCGCAAAGTTGAAGTGTCCTGTTTCTGCAAAGTTGGAATGTCACACTCCCCGGGTTTGATGACGGTGGAGATTGCGGATGGGATTGATAGCGATGAGCGAGCGCGACCTGCAACGGATCGAGATTCTATCGAAAGTGATCGCCGGCCGGATGACGATGGTGTCGGCAGGAAGAGCGAAACGTCGCTTCCGGAACAATGCGTCTTCATCCGAGTTTGCTTAGCTGGAGTAGCCGCTCGCGAAATCCCTCGTGAGTAGCGCCATCTTCACAGGAATCCCTAATGATATTACCGCAAGGCACAGTCGTCGCCGTCACTGACGGCGAGAAGCTAGACCTCTATCGCAATAACGGGTCGGGTACGGAGCTAAGTCTGTCCCTCATACATGGCGTATCGATTGTGGATGAAGCCAAAGGCTCCGGTGGACGTCACGGAAGCACGTCGGCAAATCCGGATGAAAGCCAGCTCGCCGAAGACGGGTTCTCCGCAGGCATCGCGCAGTACCTCAACAAGCAAGTGCTCGTAGGCGAGATCGAACATCTGGCTATCATTTCCGCGCCGCGTTCGCTGGGCGAACTGCGCAAGCACTACCACAAGTTTCTTGCTGCAAAACTCCTGCTTGAAATCCCCAAGGAGCTCACCGGCCACTCCGTCGAAGACATCGAGAAGGCCGTCCTGGGGGCTTGAGTTTCTGTCGAGACAGGCATCGAAACGCCCTATCATTTGGCGATTCTTAGTAGATTTATATTCGTTTTATCTTCACTGATTTCGCCTGTGGAGGAGCGATGTTGGTCTTCGAGCGATAGGCGCTGTGGGCCCACACCGTCGATGCCGTATTGTCCTTGGCGACGACATTCCTGAGTTGGGCGCCGTCATGGGCGCTCGCACTCGTCACCGTCCATCCCCGGATGAAGCCGTGCGCTCGGTCGATGCCGGCATGGTTTTTGTATCCGAACATCGGAATAGCAATGTCATGTGCCTGGTCGCGGCTGGTGTCGGAGTTTCCATGGGCTGCTTCGCCTTGGAATACTTCACCGTCCAACGCGCGTACACGCGGCTTCGGCGGTGTGTCTCTTGGGTCGCTACGTGCCGACTCAGGGTAGCTGGATTACGCGGGCGTTCGAAATTCTCCGCGGCGAACGAACTGGAGCAAATCCAACGCTTCGCGTTCGGGGCCTGCAGGCTTGCCGCTTGCCAGCCAAAGTACGAAGCTTGCCCCGAAGTAGCCGATCCCGCCGATCGGTATCATGATCGCCAGTTGCAGGGACTCTGACCTGTCGGTGATCATGAGGCCGACGCCCCAGACACAGCCAGCCATAACCAGCGCGGCGGCGATCGAACGCCAGCAGACAAGAAGCTGAGCCCTCACTGACACGCCGGTGAGACGCCTCGCCAGGAAGACATACATCAGGATGCCGATCGCGGCGCTGATGCATCGCGCGAACAGAAGACCAAC
The window above is part of the Rhizobium indicum genome. Proteins encoded here:
- a CDS encoding DUF3734 domain-containing protein, with translation MSTIPTEKTVLVFQGGGALGAYQAGAYEALHEAGIRPDWLAGISIGSINSAIIAGSPVDQRVDNLRTFWHRVSSGLPGHFLGNGNAMRKWFNESSAFLGSLTGVPGFFTPRVFAPWNIPGDPMAAISLYDTAPLQETLAGLVDFDLINSGAIRLSLGAVDVVSGNFNYFDNRDCAFSPKHVAASGALPPGFAPVEIDGRYYWDGGIVSNTPLQRILGGSELETDLCIFQVDLFSAKGVLPKDVFDVDAREKEIRFSSRTRLNTDQFRKLQSVRMAAKRLTEKLPPELKDDPDARLLEKIGNDCAVTMVHLIYRHAAYETGSKDYEFSRLSVEEHWKAGHDDVVETLNHPDWLDRTRPTNGIRIFDLAEQRLRGKKP
- a CDS encoding host attachment family protein, which codes for MILPQGTVVAVTDGEKLDLYRNNGSGTELSLSLIHGVSIVDEAKGSGGRHGSTSANPDESQLAEDGFSAGIAQYLNKQVLVGEIEHLAIISAPRSLGELRKHYHKFLAAKLLLEIPKELTGHSVEDIEKAVLGA